From the genome of Amycolatopsis sp. NBC_01488, one region includes:
- a CDS encoding bifunctional FO biosynthesis protein CofGH → MGPEPDATAPTASAMRRALARARDGKTLDVAEASVLLHARGDDLTTLSEYASRIRDAGLAEAGRAGIITYSRKVFIPLTRLCRDRCGYCTFVTVPGRLESPFLSPDEVLDIARKGAEMGCKEALFTLGDRPEDRWKAARDWLDAHGYDDTLSYVRAMAIRVLEETGLLPHLNPGVLTWQDFQRLKPVAPSMGMMLETTATRLWSEKGGPHYGSPDKDPAVRLRVLEDAGRSSVPFTTGVLIGIGETHEERADALFEIRKVARTYGGIQEVIVQNFRAKPDTKMRATPDADLEELAANIAVARLVLGPKMRIQAPPNLIGSQYDLMIRAGIDDWGGVSPLTPDHVNPERAWPQIDELARRTEKAGFELKERLTIYPEYVKAGEPWLDPRITRHVAALVDYDTGMAREDARPVGIPWQEPDGGWQESGRTDLHTEIDTTGRTEDRRSDFDSVYGDWKEIGDRIKTGPQKFDSTVLEALRSAEKDPAGLSDDAALALLSADGKELDAFTKLADDLRRETVGDDITFVVTRNINFTNVCYTGCRFCAFAQRRTDADAYTLSLEQVGDRVDEAWAAGATEICMQGGIHPDLRGTAYFDLAAEVKRRQPEIHLHSYSPMEVVNGASRTNLSLKDWLIKAKEAGVDSLPGTAAEILDDDVRWVLTKGKLPTSEWIKVVTTAHEVGLPTTSTMMYGHVDTPAHWVAHLKLLARLQREGLEKHGRRGFSEFVLLPFIHQSSPIYLAGLARAGATVRENRAVHALSRLLLHGMIDNIQSSWVKLGEEGSRAVLQGGVNDIGGTLMEETISRMAGASNGSYKTISDMRAMVEPLGRPLVQRTTGYGRPTAERVAAAEASDGVATAVRKPLLPLLTP, encoded by the coding sequence ATGGGACCCGAACCCGACGCCACCGCCCCGACCGCCTCCGCGATGCGCCGCGCGCTCGCCCGGGCGCGTGACGGGAAGACACTGGACGTAGCCGAAGCGAGCGTCCTGCTGCACGCCCGCGGCGACGACCTCACCACGCTTTCCGAGTACGCCTCCCGCATCCGGGACGCGGGCCTGGCCGAGGCCGGGCGCGCCGGCATCATCACCTACAGCCGCAAGGTGTTCATCCCCTTGACCCGGCTCTGCCGCGACCGCTGCGGCTACTGCACCTTCGTCACGGTGCCGGGCCGGCTCGAATCGCCGTTCCTGTCCCCGGACGAGGTTCTCGACATCGCCCGCAAGGGTGCGGAAATGGGCTGCAAGGAGGCCCTCTTCACGCTCGGCGACCGGCCTGAAGACCGCTGGAAGGCGGCCCGCGACTGGCTGGACGCGCACGGCTACGACGACACGCTCTCCTACGTCCGCGCGATGGCGATCCGGGTGCTCGAGGAGACCGGCCTGCTGCCGCACCTCAACCCGGGCGTGCTGACCTGGCAGGACTTCCAGCGCCTGAAGCCGGTCGCGCCGTCGATGGGCATGATGCTGGAGACGACCGCGACCCGGCTGTGGAGCGAGAAGGGCGGCCCGCACTACGGGTCACCCGACAAGGATCCCGCGGTGAGGCTCCGCGTGCTCGAGGACGCCGGGCGCAGCAGCGTCCCGTTCACCACCGGCGTCCTCATCGGCATCGGCGAGACGCACGAAGAGCGCGCCGACGCGCTGTTCGAGATCCGCAAGGTCGCCCGGACCTACGGCGGCATCCAGGAAGTCATCGTCCAGAACTTCCGGGCCAAGCCGGACACGAAGATGCGCGCGACGCCGGACGCCGACCTCGAAGAGCTGGCCGCGAACATCGCCGTGGCGCGGCTCGTGCTCGGCCCGAAGATGCGCATCCAGGCGCCGCCGAACCTGATCGGCAGCCAGTACGACCTGATGATCCGCGCCGGCATCGACGACTGGGGCGGCGTCTCGCCGCTGACCCCGGACCACGTCAACCCCGAGCGCGCGTGGCCGCAGATCGACGAGCTGGCCCGCCGCACCGAGAAGGCCGGGTTCGAGCTGAAGGAACGACTCACCATCTACCCGGAGTACGTCAAGGCCGGCGAGCCGTGGCTGGACCCGCGGATCACGCGGCACGTCGCCGCGCTCGTCGACTACGACACCGGGATGGCGCGCGAGGACGCCAGGCCGGTCGGCATCCCGTGGCAGGAGCCGGACGGCGGCTGGCAGGAGTCCGGGCGCACCGACCTGCACACCGAGATCGATACCACCGGCCGCACCGAGGACCGCCGCAGCGACTTCGACTCCGTCTACGGGGACTGGAAGGAGATCGGCGACCGGATCAAGACCGGGCCGCAGAAGTTCGACTCGACCGTGCTGGAAGCGTTGCGCAGCGCGGAAAAGGACCCCGCCGGGCTGTCCGACGACGCCGCGCTCGCGCTGCTGTCCGCCGACGGGAAGGAGCTGGACGCCTTCACCAAGCTCGCGGACGACCTGCGCCGCGAAACCGTCGGGGACGACATCACGTTCGTCGTCACGCGGAACATCAACTTCACCAACGTCTGCTACACGGGTTGCCGCTTCTGCGCCTTCGCGCAGCGTCGCACCGACGCCGACGCGTACACGCTCTCGCTGGAGCAGGTCGGCGACCGCGTCGACGAGGCGTGGGCCGCGGGCGCGACCGAGATCTGCATGCAGGGCGGCATCCACCCGGACCTGCGGGGCACCGCGTACTTCGACCTCGCGGCCGAGGTCAAGCGCCGTCAGCCGGAGATCCACCTGCACTCCTACAGCCCGATGGAGGTCGTGAACGGCGCTTCGCGGACCAACCTGTCCCTGAAGGACTGGCTGATCAAGGCCAAGGAAGCCGGCGTCGACTCGCTGCCGGGCACGGCCGCGGAGATCCTCGACGACGACGTCCGCTGGGTGCTCACCAAGGGCAAGCTGCCGACGTCGGAGTGGATCAAGGTCGTGACCACCGCGCACGAGGTCGGGCTGCCGACGACGTCCACGATGATGTACGGCCACGTCGACACCCCCGCCCACTGGGTCGCGCACCTCAAGCTGCTCGCGCGGCTGCAGCGCGAAGGCCTGGAGAAGCACGGGCGGCGCGGGTTCAGCGAGTTCGTGCTGCTGCCGTTCATCCACCAGAGCTCGCCGATCTACCTCGCCGGGCTGGCCCGCGCCGGGGCGACCGTGCGCGAGAACCGGGCGGTGCACGCGCTTTCCCGGCTGCTGCTGCACGGCATGATCGACAACATCCAGAGCTCCTGGGTCAAGCTCGGCGAAGAGGGCAGCCGCGCGGTGCTGCAGGGCGGCGTCAACGACATCGGCGGGACGCTGATGGAGGAGACGATCAGCCGGATGGCCGGCGCGTCGAACGGGTCGTACAAGACGATCAGCGACATGCGCGCGATGGTCGAGCCGCTCGGCCGCCCGCTCGTGCAGCGCACGACCGGCTACGGCAGGCCGACGGCCGAGCGCGTCGCCGCCGCGGAGGCTTCGGACGGCGTCGCGACCGCCGTGCGCAAGCCGCTCCTGCCGCTGCTCACGCCGTAG
- a CDS encoding class I SAM-dependent methyltransferase, giving the protein MPFDSTGKISFDHIYTAPDPRPFFGTLRRVGYEIPQLAKPYFAKLIGEHPAERPTVLDVGCSYGVNAALRRCDATMDDLYAHYTDPDVRPLSHARLLEADRTRVTGEGGAKFYGLDASAPALEYALSAGFLDEAIHADLEHDDPDSTQRKLLDDVDLVISTGCVGYVTEKTITRIARGSRPWMAHFVLRMFSYEPVADSLAGLGYETAQVPGVFRQRRFASAEEQTQILDTLDAAGFDPAGLESDGWLYAQLYVSRPEGAAAELAATLATSQQEG; this is encoded by the coding sequence GTGCCTTTCGACTCGACCGGCAAGATCTCGTTCGACCACATCTACACCGCGCCCGACCCGCGGCCGTTCTTCGGCACGCTCCGCCGCGTCGGCTACGAAATCCCCCAGCTCGCGAAGCCGTACTTCGCGAAACTGATCGGCGAACACCCCGCCGAGCGCCCGACCGTGCTCGACGTCGGCTGCTCGTACGGCGTCAACGCGGCCCTGCGGCGGTGCGACGCCACGATGGACGACCTCTACGCGCACTACACCGACCCGGACGTGCGGCCGCTGAGCCACGCACGGCTGCTCGAAGCCGACCGGACGCGCGTCACCGGCGAGGGCGGGGCGAAGTTCTACGGCTTGGACGCGTCGGCGCCGGCGCTCGAGTACGCGCTTTCCGCCGGGTTCCTCGACGAGGCGATCCACGCCGACCTCGAGCACGACGACCCGGACAGCACCCAGCGCAAGCTGCTGGACGACGTCGACCTGGTGATCTCGACCGGCTGCGTCGGCTACGTCACCGAGAAGACGATCACCCGGATCGCCCGCGGCTCACGGCCGTGGATGGCGCACTTCGTGCTGCGGATGTTCTCCTACGAACCGGTCGCCGACAGCCTCGCCGGGCTGGGGTACGAAACCGCGCAGGTACCGGGCGTGTTCCGGCAGCGGCGGTTCGCCTCCGCCGAGGAGCAGACGCAGATCCTCGACACGCTCGACGCGGCCGGGTTCGACCCGGCCGGCCTGGAGTCCGACGGCTGGCTCTACGCGCAGCTGTATGTTTCCCGTCCTGAAGGCGCGGCCGCGGAACTCGCGGCCACGCTCGCCACTTCTCAGCAAGAAGGATGA
- a CDS encoding SDR family oxidoreductase, whose product MTQQTVFVTGASAGFGDAIARRFVAEGARVIAVARSEDKLAKLAAELGDAVLPVTLDVSDPEAVKNTIDNLPEGWREVDVLVNNAGLAKGLEPAHKADLQDWDEMIATNVRGLAHVTRALLPGMVERGRGHVINIGSIAGTYPYPGGNVYGATKAFVHQFSLNLRSDLHGTGVRVTNVEPGMVGGTDFSKVRFDGDQDKADKVYQGTTPLTADDVAESVFWAANQPKHVNINVIELMPVVQSFSALQIYRES is encoded by the coding sequence ATGACCCAGCAGACCGTGTTCGTGACCGGCGCCAGCGCCGGCTTCGGTGACGCCATCGCGCGCCGGTTCGTCGCCGAGGGCGCCCGCGTCATCGCCGTCGCCCGGAGTGAAGACAAGCTCGCGAAGCTCGCGGCGGAACTCGGCGACGCCGTCCTCCCGGTCACCCTCGACGTCAGCGACCCCGAAGCCGTCAAGAACACCATCGACAACCTCCCGGAGGGCTGGCGAGAAGTCGACGTCCTGGTCAACAACGCCGGCCTGGCCAAGGGCCTCGAGCCCGCGCACAAAGCGGACCTCCAGGACTGGGACGAGATGATCGCGACCAACGTCCGCGGCCTCGCGCACGTGACCCGCGCGCTGCTGCCCGGCATGGTCGAGCGCGGCCGCGGCCACGTGATCAACATCGGCTCGATCGCCGGGACCTACCCCTACCCCGGCGGCAACGTCTACGGCGCGACCAAGGCGTTCGTCCACCAGTTCAGCCTCAACCTGCGCAGCGACCTGCACGGCACCGGCGTCCGCGTGACGAACGTCGAGCCCGGCATGGTCGGCGGCACGGACTTCTCGAAGGTCCGCTTCGACGGCGACCAGGACAAGGCCGACAAGGTCTACCAGGGCACCACGCCGCTGACCGCGGACGACGTCGCCGAGTCCGTCTTCTGGGCGGCGAACCAGCCGAAGCACGTGAACATCAACGTCATCGAGCTGATGCCGGTGGTCCAGAGCTTCTCGGCGCTGCAGATCTACCGGGAGTCCTGA
- a CDS encoding IS1634 family transposase → MVGKKIGGRTYYYLAESGRVDGKPRVVTQRYLGTAEEIARAVPGGEPASASYRTYGDVAAVWATLSRLDFVRRVDDVVRAKPSLGLRLAVAVLHRATAPGTPIGEWWAASAAADFVRPRVSTVDGTWRALERLTPERVARIEDTIAAAVLDTLDDHAALAVDVPQFAAFAPADCTLPSACRGVLAGAGLRVTRDGAIPLRSRVYRRDDDTAPTFASLTAELGPATLVFHSGQAAQLDLGSRSGFVGSLPLTDHPELLTQPASARKRVDPERFAGLTALDTHAVVDGVRRRVILTHSATLHAAQSRAFADELATATRELDGLAEALAAGTHRGDRPQVHAELGRVTRGRRIERVLTAVLSGNRPGEIRLERRIDTAALARLDDEFFGKQVLVTDRDWPIGDVVTAYRARTHLESTFRWLTGPAVTGPTPRWEWTRQRIAAHGLVSVLAATVTHLMRREADRAGMNLSVRELLDQLAGIGELVLRYPSTGGRPRTKRLPTERDPGQQALFSLFQDSR, encoded by the coding sequence GTGGTCGGCAAGAAGATCGGCGGACGGACGTACTACTACCTGGCGGAGTCCGGGCGGGTGGACGGCAAGCCGCGCGTGGTGACCCAGCGTTACCTCGGGACGGCCGAGGAGATCGCCCGCGCCGTCCCGGGCGGCGAACCGGCGTCGGCGTCGTACCGGACGTACGGCGACGTCGCCGCGGTGTGGGCGACCCTCTCCCGGCTGGACTTCGTCCGGCGCGTCGACGACGTCGTGCGCGCGAAGCCGTCGCTGGGGCTGAGGCTCGCCGTCGCGGTGCTGCACCGCGCGACCGCGCCCGGGACGCCGATCGGCGAGTGGTGGGCCGCGAGCGCCGCCGCCGACTTCGTGCGGCCTCGGGTGTCCACAGTGGACGGCACCTGGCGGGCGCTGGAACGCCTTACGCCCGAACGAGTCGCGCGCATCGAGGACACCATCGCCGCCGCGGTGCTGGACACGCTCGACGACCACGCGGCACTCGCCGTCGACGTCCCGCAGTTCGCCGCGTTCGCCCCGGCCGACTGCACGCTGCCCTCGGCGTGCCGGGGCGTCCTCGCCGGAGCGGGCCTGCGGGTGACCCGCGACGGCGCGATCCCCCTCAGATCGCGGGTGTACCGGCGCGACGACGACACGGCGCCGACGTTCGCCTCGCTGACCGCGGAGCTGGGCCCCGCGACGCTCGTCTTCCACTCCGGCCAGGCGGCCCAGCTCGACCTGGGCTCACGCAGCGGATTCGTCGGCTCGCTGCCGCTGACCGACCACCCCGAGCTGCTGACCCAGCCCGCGTCCGCCCGCAAGCGCGTCGACCCGGAGCGGTTCGCCGGCCTCACCGCCTTGGACACGCACGCGGTCGTCGACGGCGTCCGGCGGCGCGTGATCCTCACGCATTCGGCGACGCTGCACGCCGCGCAGTCCCGCGCGTTCGCCGACGAGCTGGCCACCGCGACCCGCGAGCTCGACGGCCTGGCCGAGGCGCTGGCGGCGGGCACTCACCGCGGCGATCGCCCCCAGGTCCACGCCGAACTCGGCCGGGTGACGCGCGGCCGGCGCATTGAGCGCGTGCTGACCGCCGTGCTCAGCGGGAACCGGCCCGGCGAGATCCGCCTCGAACGCCGGATCGACACCGCCGCGCTGGCCCGGCTGGACGACGAGTTCTTCGGCAAGCAGGTGCTGGTCACCGACCGGGACTGGCCGATCGGCGACGTCGTCACGGCCTACCGGGCCCGCACGCACCTGGAGTCGACGTTCCGCTGGCTCACCGGCCCCGCCGTCACGGGCCCGACCCCGCGCTGGGAGTGGACGCGGCAGCGGATCGCCGCGCACGGGCTTGTTTCGGTGCTGGCCGCGACCGTGACCCACCTGATGCGACGCGAGGCCGACCGGGCGGGGATGAACCTGTCGGTGCGCGAGCTGCTCGACCAGCTCGCGGGCATCGGGGAGCTGGTGCTCCGGTATCCCTCGACCGGCGGGCGGCCGCGGACGAAGCGGCTGCCGACCGAGCGGGACCCGGGTCAGCAGGCGTTGTTCTCGCTGTTTCAGGACTCCCGGTAG
- a CDS encoding alpha/beta fold hydrolase: MTLAHDDLGPKSGRPVLLVHGHPFDRSMWRPQAEFLAAAGHRVVTPDLRGFGASPGRGTKTTLDVFANDLVELADHLDLPTFVLGGLSMGGQIVMQLATDHPGRLQALLLADTFAGLDTPAAKQARLDTAARITEEGMHDYADELLPRMISKQTRATRPDVEAHVLRMMRNAPREGAAAALRGRAERPDYTEGLRRVDVPTLVVVGAEDEFTPVRDARLIHQEIEASTLVVIEGAGHLPNLECETEFNEALSMFLTSSGATP, encoded by the coding sequence ATGACCCTCGCCCACGACGACCTCGGCCCGAAGAGCGGCCGGCCCGTCCTCCTCGTCCACGGCCACCCCTTCGACCGCTCGATGTGGCGACCCCAGGCCGAGTTCCTCGCCGCGGCAGGCCACCGCGTCGTCACCCCCGACCTCCGTGGCTTCGGAGCGTCCCCGGGACGAGGCACCAAGACCACCCTCGACGTCTTCGCGAACGACCTCGTCGAACTGGCCGACCACCTGGACCTGCCCACCTTCGTCCTCGGCGGCCTCTCCATGGGTGGCCAGATCGTCATGCAGCTGGCGACGGACCACCCAGGCCGACTCCAAGCCCTCCTCCTCGCCGACACGTTCGCCGGCCTCGACACCCCGGCGGCGAAGCAGGCCCGCCTCGACACCGCCGCGCGGATCACCGAGGAGGGCATGCACGACTACGCCGACGAACTGCTCCCCCGGATGATCTCGAAGCAGACCCGCGCGACCAGGCCGGACGTCGAAGCGCACGTCCTCAGGATGATGCGCAACGCGCCGCGAGAAGGAGCAGCGGCCGCCCTCAGGGGACGCGCCGAGCGGCCCGACTACACCGAGGGGCTGAGGCGCGTCGACGTCCCCACCCTGGTGGTCGTCGGAGCTGAGGACGAGTTCACTCCCGTGCGCGACGCCCGGCTCATCCACCAAGAGATCGAGGCTTCGACCCTGGTGGTGATCGAGGGCGCGGGCCACCTGCCTAACCTGGAGTGCGAGACGGAGTTCAACGAGGCACTCAGCATGTTCCTAACCTCAAGCGGAGCCACGCCATGA
- a CDS encoding choline/carnitine O-acyltransferase yields the protein MIVSSPDWSTRTFGNEDRLPRVPVPTLEDSGRRFLEWCAPLLTPDELAATETAVAEFLAPGSPGRGWQAALEEYNRSPGVRSWLDTFWPYRYLGRRDRIALNANFFFLFQDSPLGQVERAAELTAAAVDYKLKLDEELVPPVLLRGTPQSMVQHQYLFSATRIPGELLDTARTRFPSPERHIVVFHRDTPFRLDVLAEDGRPYSPAQLADGLRAILKDDHVADVPAGHFTTKARAEWAASRAALLEAGNGDALETIETALFCLCLDDFTPSSALEAGDRLLYGDNRWYDKAVSLIVFEDGTAGINVEHCELDGTTILGFTDVLLSGSRSSREPAEGVPGYEVVEFALTDALREDALAAGAAFRAYADATATQTVSFDFGANRAKELGMSPDAFAQMAYQLAHRRAKGLTGATYESIATRQFQNGRTEAMRVVTPEVVKFVDTVESGTASADEKREAFRTAAAKHVSRAKECQAGDAPEQHLWELQLIGKRRGDPETPSLYTSPGWLKMRDDYLSTSSAPSVNIQYFGFGSTSPQCIGVAYVLLPDRWNIYLSTPKHVSAEMYRFADELAVAVRELQDLLAE from the coding sequence ATGATCGTGAGCAGTCCGGACTGGTCCACCCGCACGTTCGGCAACGAGGACCGGCTCCCCCGCGTCCCCGTCCCCACGCTGGAGGACAGCGGCCGCCGCTTCCTCGAGTGGTGCGCACCGCTGCTGACGCCGGACGAGCTGGCCGCGACCGAAACGGCGGTCGCGGAGTTCCTGGCGCCCGGCAGCCCCGGACGCGGGTGGCAGGCCGCGCTCGAGGAGTACAACCGCTCGCCCGGCGTGCGCAGCTGGCTCGACACGTTCTGGCCGTACCGCTACCTCGGCCGCCGCGACCGGATCGCGCTCAACGCCAACTTCTTCTTCCTGTTCCAGGACTCCCCGCTGGGTCAGGTGGAGCGCGCGGCCGAGCTGACCGCGGCCGCCGTGGACTACAAGCTGAAGCTCGACGAGGAACTGGTGCCGCCGGTGCTGCTGCGCGGGACGCCGCAGTCGATGGTGCAGCACCAGTACCTGTTCTCGGCCACGCGCATCCCGGGCGAGCTGCTCGACACCGCGCGCACGCGGTTCCCGTCGCCGGAGCGGCACATCGTCGTGTTCCACCGGGACACGCCGTTCCGCCTGGACGTCCTCGCCGAAGACGGCCGCCCGTACTCGCCGGCGCAGCTGGCCGACGGGTTGCGCGCGATCCTCAAGGACGACCACGTCGCCGACGTCCCCGCGGGGCACTTCACGACGAAGGCGCGTGCGGAGTGGGCGGCTTCGCGGGCCGCGTTGCTCGAAGCGGGCAACGGCGACGCGCTGGAGACGATCGAGACGGCGTTGTTCTGCCTGTGCCTGGACGACTTCACGCCGTCGAGCGCCCTGGAAGCCGGTGACCGGCTGCTGTACGGCGACAACCGCTGGTACGACAAGGCCGTGTCGCTCATCGTGTTCGAGGACGGCACCGCGGGGATCAACGTCGAGCACTGCGAGCTCGACGGCACGACGATCCTCGGCTTCACCGACGTGCTGCTGAGCGGTTCGCGTTCGTCGCGGGAGCCCGCCGAGGGCGTGCCGGGCTACGAGGTCGTCGAGTTCGCGTTGACCGACGCCCTCCGCGAAGACGCTCTCGCGGCGGGGGCCGCCTTCAGGGCGTACGCGGACGCGACGGCGACGCAGACCGTGTCGTTCGACTTCGGCGCCAACCGGGCGAAGGAGCTGGGGATGTCCCCGGACGCCTTCGCGCAGATGGCGTACCAGCTCGCGCATCGCCGCGCGAAGGGCCTGACCGGAGCGACGTACGAGTCGATCGCGACGCGGCAGTTCCAGAACGGGCGCACCGAGGCGATGCGAGTCGTGACGCCGGAGGTCGTGAAGTTCGTCGACACCGTCGAAAGCGGCACCGCTTCGGCCGACGAGAAGCGCGAAGCGTTCCGGACGGCCGCGGCGAAGCACGTCTCGCGGGCGAAGGAGTGTCAGGCCGGTGACGCGCCGGAGCAGCACCTGTGGGAGCTGCAGCTGATCGGGAAGCGCCGCGGCGACCCGGAAACGCCGTCGCTGTACACGTCCCCGGGCTGGCTGAAGATGCGCGACGACTACCTGAGCACCAGCTCGGCGCCGTCGGTCAACATCCAGTACTTCGGCTTCGGCTCGACGAGCCCGCAGTGCATCGGCGTCGCGTACGTGCTGCTGCCGGACCGCTGGAACATCTACCTCAGCACGCCGAAGCACGTGTCCGCGGAGATGTACCGCTTCGCCGACGAACTCGCTGTCGCGGTGCGGGAACTGCAGGACCTACTGGCCGAGTAA
- a CDS encoding HalD/BesD family halogenase gives MSTSVAPLEMVDTDRYPLSDPDRPAWREIVARTRADLVAVGCSVLADFIRPELHDVLREECAALEPHAYTKIEKVNAYNTAIDEPLPEDHPGRTIMERGNAFVARDHIPASSIIARLYTSPLFQRFVADCFGLPELHELADPLSGLTLNAIAPGRAHPWHFDTNAYTVSMLTQAAEAGGTFEYCPGIRSAADENFAGVREVLSGESTRPVQRLSLRPGDLQLFQGRFALHRVSTVEGAIARHSAIFAYSERPGVIGSAERTRQLFGRVLPAHLAGRTDRGDELLD, from the coding sequence ATGAGCACCTCCGTGGCGCCACTGGAAATGGTCGACACCGACCGTTACCCGCTCTCCGATCCGGACCGTCCCGCGTGGCGCGAGATCGTCGCCCGCACCCGTGCCGACCTGGTCGCCGTCGGGTGCAGCGTGCTCGCCGACTTCATCCGGCCCGAGCTGCACGACGTCCTCCGGGAAGAATGCGCCGCGCTGGAGCCGCACGCCTACACGAAGATCGAAAAGGTCAACGCCTACAACACGGCGATCGACGAGCCGCTGCCCGAGGACCACCCGGGCCGCACGATCATGGAGCGCGGCAACGCCTTCGTCGCCCGGGACCACATCCCCGCGTCGTCGATCATCGCCCGGCTCTACACCAGCCCGCTGTTCCAGCGGTTCGTCGCCGACTGCTTCGGCCTGCCGGAGCTGCACGAACTGGCCGACCCGCTGTCCGGGCTGACGCTCAACGCGATCGCACCCGGCCGCGCGCACCCGTGGCACTTCGACACGAACGCCTACACCGTGAGCATGCTGACGCAGGCCGCCGAAGCGGGCGGGACCTTCGAATACTGCCCCGGCATCCGGTCCGCGGCCGACGAGAACTTCGCCGGCGTGCGGGAGGTCCTTTCCGGCGAAAGCACCCGTCCGGTCCAGCGGCTCAGCCTCCGTCCGGGGGATCTGCAGCTCTTCCAAGGGCGCTTCGCCTTGCACCGGGTCAGTACGGTGGAGGGTGCGATCGCGCGGCATTCCGCGATCTTCGCCTACAGCGAGCGCCCGGGGGTCATCGGCAGCGCGGAGCGGACCAGGCAGCTCTTCGGCCGGGTCTTGCCCGCCCACCTCGCGGGGCGCACCGACCGGGGTGACGAGCTGCTCGACTAG